In the genome of Carassius gibelio isolate Cgi1373 ecotype wild population from Czech Republic chromosome A25, carGib1.2-hapl.c, whole genome shotgun sequence, the window GCTAATTATTTGAAAAGCCACTCAGCTATTTAAAACTGCTTAGAAAAGGTGCTAATTAGCTTGTTAGCAGTTAAACACTTGAAGTGTTAAAAATGATGTAGTTAGCTTTTAGGTAGTTGacaaatgttttttgaaagtTGACTCTGAAAAGTTGCTAATTAGCTTGTTTGTATTATGCTTAATGCATTGTAGGGTTgataatattagcattagcagtTAGCATTTGGGAGCACTTTGACATTTAATGCATTTGGAAAGTTGTCTAAAAACCTAATTAGCTTGTTAGCAGTTTAACCCATTCTAGAGTTGATAGAGTTTGCAATGTGGGTAGAATATCGGGAAGTTGATTTTTTGTTGTAAAACCCAAAAATGCATTTTGCTAATTTTTGTGAGTTTTTATGACAACATATTTATTTGGAGGTTACACAGATTAGGCAAAAAATGCTGCCTGAAATGAATGTAGATACCTAATTTTAGGTCAGTCAAGCACATAGTAATGCTCTTAACACTTTTGGGATTTTTTTGGAGGTTTGGAGGTGTTTCAGTATGCCTGAGCACTGTGTTGGCACTGGACCACTGTGACCGGTCACATCCAGTCACGCTCCATATGCACACACCAGATAATCCCACTGATTTCCTTTCCAATTTTGCTGGAATGTTCTATTTCACAGTGTCTTTCTATTGACTGGTGCCATTTTAAATCTGAAATCCATGCCAGTTTTTTTCCCCACAACATATATCAGACTTCAGGTACAGGAGGACCATTATACACCCTTGCTCTTCATCATCATGTTGACCTTTTAATAATTCTGACACACTGGTGTTTGAAGCATGTTGGTGATCTGATGTGGCCCTGTTGCTCGTAAGTGGATTAGAAACTTCAGCAGGTCTGCCTCAGTCTCCTATATCCTCTTAATGAACGTCTGTAAGAACCAGTCGTGATTAAATTATGCTGTGTCATATGTGGGTTCCCTTTATGTGCCCTCAACTCTGGGTAGCAAACCATCATAATTTGAAAACCTTATGACAACTGTTTCTGGCTTTTATTTTATACCCACATCCTGCACACATGTACAAAATCATTGCAGTTAACTGAGTGATTCATTTCTAACTGGATGAGCACACATTTCTTGGATATTGACAATAAGAGCTTTGAAAGTTTTTGAAAATTGCAAAGACACTGCATTACATTTGTGcattaaaaaatgttgttttttagtttatttttttatcagaatctaatcgtatgtttttttttaattgaatgccACTTAATTTGATTTAGTCATATAATAAAgtgatatacatttttctttttatcaggAGCACTAGTCCTATATtgtcctttttttattaatatcagatATTTTTGAGTTTTTGTGCTTTATAATTTTGTTGTAAATAACATTGTTGAGGGaatcataacaacaacaacaaaaaaatgtgcaAGCAATAAGAATGTGtttatatgtttaataaataaaggcGACTTTAAAGGATTTTTCATTTTACAAACTTCATTTGGAAAAAGTATTGcagaaaaatacatatattcGATTATTTTATCTTTTGAAGCAAATAATTTTAcctttatattttatctttatgTAACTCAAACCATTGTAGAAGTTGCATGTTGCCAGTGAGCGCTACCTAGAGGTCACAAAGAAAATTGCTTTAATTTTGACAACTGTTTTGCTTGCCCAGACCAGTTTTACAGAAACCTTATGATTCTTGCAGATGTGAATGACTGTGCCGGCCAGCCCTGTCAGAACGGAGGCACCTGTCGAGATCTTGATGGTGATTTCACCTGTAAATGTCACTCCCCCTTTGTGGGAAAGCACTGCCATCTGCGTAAGTAGGACACTGCCAGTACACACATTCTCCTATACTCACTTCATTTCCTCCacatatgtgaccatggaccacaaaaccagtcttaagtctctggggtacatttttagcaatagccacaaaaatattgtatgggtcaaaattattgattttttttttttatggcaaaaatcattaggatattgagtaaagatcatgttccatgaagatatttagtacatttcctactgtaaataaataaaaacttaattttgtattagtaatatgcattgctaagaacttcaattagacaactttaaaggctattttttttcagtatttcgatttttttttcaaCCCTCAATTTCGAAAAAATTTACACTTcgaactggttttgtggtccagggtcacatatctgGCTTTTAAATTTGTGACTTCCTTCAGTACACAATGGCTATTTCACTGCCCTGTGAATGTGGTCCTCTCACTGTTTATCCATCTGTCTGTTGGACAGTAAGCCTGTTTGTCTCCTGAGCACTAATATCTGCTAATGTCTGCCTTCGGTTCCCAGGATGCATCTCTCTGCTGGGAATGGAAGGAGGAGGCATCGCAGAGTCTCAGATTTCTGCCTCTTCTGTGTACTACGCTATTCTGGGACTGCAGCGCTGGGGGCCCGAATTGGCACGACTGAATAACAAGGGACTCGTTAATGCTTGGACCTCTGCGACACATGACAAGAACCCCTGGATCGAGGTAAAAAAAAGTCTAGTTTATTGGTTATATACATATTTGGAGTTCAAATATTATCTGTATTCACCCAAAAAGGACTAATACTAATTTTATGGCTTATTCTATAACAGATCAACCTGCAGAGGAAGATGCGTTTCACTGGCATCATTACCCAGGGTGCCAGTCGCATGGGCACAGCCGAGTTCATCAAAGCCTTCAAGGTAGCGTCCAGTTTGGACGGGCGAACCTACACCATGTACAGAGCTGAGGGCCAGAGCAACGACATGGTGATAATTCACTcgcttttctgttctgttttatttttagtgcctGTTTTGGTTTGGAATTTTTGGGTGTTTAACTGTGGAAACTTTTGGCCAGTTGTAGTTGCTAAAATATGTACATAAATAATtctcaaataattataataaatcatttgtttggatcatcataatttatttaaattaaaatcaaatcccTGGAGCATAAAAGCACCCAGATATGATTCAGTAGCATTTGTCATATGTTTCATAACCtgtgattatattatattttttaaatacctaATGAATGTATGCATTTCTGTTCTTCAGATCTTTGTTGGTAATATGGACAATGATGGGACAAAGACCAATTTGTTCGAGCCTCCGATCATAGCTCAGTACATACGAATCGTTCCCGTTGTGTGCCGTAAAGCGTGTACACTGAGACTGGAGCTGGTGGGCTGTGAACTCAACGGTATAGTCCCaattatatttttgcatgtttataCATTCTTATGAATAGAATTATGGCAGCCAAAAGACAAAACATCTCGACTAGAATATGGATATACTGCTGTGGTTTAATGGAAGAAAAAGTGTGTAAGCAGCAGCATCACAATTTACACAATTTCCTGCTCGTCTTTGTTTGTGGTGAAGTTAAAGACCACAGCCAGCTTGCTTGAAGGAACAATCTTTCCAAACTGGGACTCTAGCCTGAAACATTCTGGGCACAAACCTCTCAGGCATTTGACTTATTTGACACAGTTTTGAGCTGCACATAGTGATAATGAATGACACTGGTTCATTTGTGTGgaatttgttcttgttttctgCTAGCGTTTAAGAAAGATCAAGTCTATTCttgatgttaattttttttttttttatattgtattatattattaaatctggccactgctccgggtgtttgtgtgtgtgtgtgtgtgtgtgtgtttgttcactactaactgctgtgtgtgtgcacttggatgggttaaatgcagagcacaaattctgagtatgggacaacATACTTGActaaatgtcacatcactttataAAAGTAGGGTTGCACTGGTACATTAGAACATTTTGGCCGATAaaccaataattattttaaagttttggcATTTACAGTGATAAATCAACATTCTAAATTGGTGatcatacaatttattttaaaattatgatatttatttataataaatataaattaatatgcatgcaatttgataaattaatgaaaaaataaactattaaaattaagattaaaatgaGTTTATAAATTATGTAACTGGCCAATTTTTAATGGCTGATATTAAAATACACTATTATAatattatcttatatatatatggtatattaCATCATGCATCCCTTTACGAAAGTCTTAATTTCTAATTAGTGGACCGGTGCAGATGTCAATGTTTCATTCACATTATTGGCCACTTCACTGTTCCATCTGTGTCTCTCAGGCTGTCCATCACAAGCGCCAGCTCTCGCCCGAATgcgcttcacacacaccccgtcACACACACCATCTTGCCGCTCACCTGCATGAAACTTGCTCAGCGCTGATGTGGTTTGTGCCGCTTGTGCTGACACGCTTCCCATCCATCTCTCTGCCACTTCCTGTCCCCGTCCCGTCTCTCTTTCTGTTGTCTCACTTCACAGTGTATTTGAACACGACAGGTTGCTCCGAGTCGCTAGGTATCAAGTCCCGGCTAATTGATGACGGGCAGATGACAGCCTCCAGCTCGTTCCGCACCTGGGGGATCGAGGCGTTCACCTGGCACCCGCATTACGCTCGTCTGGACAAGCAGGGCAAGACCAACGCCTGGACAGCAGCCATTAATGACCGCTCCGAGTGGCTGCAGGTGAGATGACAAACttgtaaaaacaattaaaaaaacagtacaataaaatcagtaatattgtgaaatattattactatttaaaataactttttctatttgattatattttaaaatgtaatttattcctttgatgcaaagctgaatattcagcatcattacttcattcttcactgtcacatgatccttcagaaatcattctaatatgcctatTGGtgatcaaaaacatttatttttattcatatcaggGTTATCAGtcatactgcttaatatttttttagaaattgtgatacatttataaaacatgatacGAAAGAATGGCATAttcttttaaatgaaattcatttctttgacttttttttcttttactaatCTCAgtcttttgaacaatagtgcatATATCACTCATTTTTTATTAAGAGGGAGTATTGTCAGGATACTGTCCATGTCGACTTTTGAGTGTCTTCCTTTCTGTTAACGTCTGGCAGTGTTTGCCTAGGAGTTGAATTCATTCTTGATCCCTGGTGCTTTGGGATCTTAGCACATTTACACATTGGATGACCTCTCAGAGGCTGAACACAGTCGGATCGCCCTGATTTTCATTCAGCATTGTCCTGAGAGGCCATCATTTACAAACAACAAACCTTTTACAATTACGTAGTGAATCACTCATAGTATAGATCATTATAACTCAATGCCAGTTTTTTATGGAAGACCACTTGCTGAGTTGTTATCTTTTTGCTTTTAGGTGGACCTGCTCAGACCAAAGCGCATCACAGGGATCATCACGCAAGGGGCCAAAGACTTTGGTAATGTGCAATTTGTGTCCGCCTTTAAAGTGGCTCACAGTGATGACGGCAAGTACTGGACCATTCTCAAAGACGACAAGACGAAAACAGATAAGGTTGGTTTTCAAACACGATTTAATGCCTCGAGTTAACCCCTAATGACCCAGTTCCTTTTGGTTCAAGTCTTTTCCTGACCTACACATTAAATGTTTCACTCAGAGCACAAATGGGTCGAAAATCTTGTTTCATGTTGTTCCTTGTGTGAACTAGTCATAGTTttgtttagttaattataataaagctgaattaaaataaaacttttaaaattaaatgaactgaaatgaaatatgTTTAAGTTGAAggactaaaattactaaaattaaataaaagatttatgaaataaaatgaaataaaaaaactaataaatgtaaaaatagaaaaaaaaactaatacaaatgacaacatgacaaaattacttattaaaaactgaaaatattaaaatgaaagctATTTCAAAACTATAAGTAAATACCATAATAGCATATAACTAATAAAACTACTGATGTTATGAAGTTCATGTTCTCAGCGTTGGTGTATTTTTAGGATCTGTGAATTCAATATGTCAACATGGATGTGCGAAATCAATATGTCAAATATAACAATAATTctaaaacttaaagggatagttcacatgaaaatgaaaatgccctgatgtcattccaaacctgtatgaatttctttcttctatgaaacaaaagaagatgttttgtgGAAATGTAGGGTTTTTTGTCCATATTTGAAAGTCTGCAGGGATCAATATATTGTCTTGTCATTCATAAATGGACAAAAAAagttgaaacattaaaaaaaaaaaaaacatctaccgtgttccacagaataaagtaagtctttcaggtttggaacgacatgacgaCGATAGAATGTTCGTTTAACAGATTCCGAACGTCCGCCACATCTTTTCAACTGGCCACAGTGTTGGCCGTTCATCTCGTGTATATTCTGCTTTTTTTCCTCTATCCGTCTGTTATGTCCTTGTCTCACCCTATCTTTTTTCTTCTGCTTCACCTGCAGATTTTCCCTGGCAACAGTGACAACAACGTGCACAAAAATAACATGTTCGAGCCCCCCTTCTACGCACGATTCGTCCGCATCCTGCCGTGGGCGTGGCATGAACGCATCACCCTGCGAATGGAGCTGCTGGGCTGCGAAGAGTAGaactcttctttctctttctctctccttctcttttatACTTCCCACCATTCCTTCTTCCTTTAACCACGCCTGCACTGCCTCACTCTTAGCAACAGAGGGCACCATCATCACACCACCCTACACAGCTGAAGATGAACTCAATGATTATTTACACTAGATGACCATATTAGGAAATAACTTAAGTTTTGAAAACTTTACTGTTACAATTGAGTTGTAACAATTcgatttctttcctttttttgtcaAGTAAAACTAAAACTCAGTTTTTCTCTGAAAAAAGAAACCGTACATACCAAATAagtcacaatttatttatttttcacaagaaTCAGTGTGTTGGTTTGGTTTTAAATGCAGTCAAGCTGTTTTATATCTTATCTTATGAATTAGTTTAAATTAGAAAGTGACAAAAGTCACAAAATATGGTTGTGATTTATgctaatttgtatattatgtaatAAAAGTAGCCATTTGATCATTTGTTTATGCTATCAAATAATATTTGGTTTAAATCAATAACAATTTTTAACTAGgctaatgcatttttttacagCCTCATCAAACCTAAATATAAAATGACAGTCAATCGTCTATTATTATTTGATCACTCTAGATTAATTTGAATGGCCACAGATCTCAGGTGCAGTTCAATTATTTGCAGTGTGCTACTGAATTTTTATTTGTTCAATTTTATTCCagcataattatgaaataaaacacttttttttgataCAGCCAAAGCCAAGCCAAAGTGGTCTAATGTTTTTCCTATTATGGTAGcaaatgtgtgtatatgttttatttttattttttatatggggCCATGCTTAGATTATAAGCTTTGATGTACACTGTCACAAGCTTGGTCGCATAATGAGATGCAGGACGGGTGCAAATCtaatttagaataatttttacGGTGGCACTGAACCTCTAATGTGATCGTCCAATCTACATAGTGTTTTCAAAATGATGCATTGTGACCCCTCACCCCAACCCGTCCACTCgaataaatgtacaattttggGCTTGTGCAATATGATATGAgtattatgaattaatattaatagaGCTTTAGGAGAAGATATATGGGCAGTATTTCTCTGAGATATTTTCTGAGAAGAAGTAAAGTGGTATTCAAACACTGAAGAATATTCTAATAATCCAGCATGATTTCTGCATTTAGGCTGCATGCATTTTCTTTGGTCTGGATTCTGTATTGATGTTAGCATTTGATTTTTCTCGCAGTTGTTTTCATTGCAGTAAAGACACATTGGTATTTCTATTCAATGTGCTCttaaattttgtctttttttgtaattttttaaatgccTCCTACTGTAGCACTCTTGTTGTGTTCAGATGGTTTAGACTAGATGCATTTCCCTATTATCTCTTGAAATATTTTCCTCATGTTTTCAACTGTAGAAACAAATAAAGAATATTAATAGATACTTATGGCCTATCAGGCATGCTGTCTTGTTATAAATCCTCCACAGTATGCTGTTATTGACAAGGAAAGTTAGTTCAGCATTCTTTTCCAATAACCACAAAATAAACATCTAacaaattaaatcataaatattcatatttttatattgaatactatttatttataataataatataattattattatgcataatataatgaaatatatttaaataatttataatagttatttattttaattattgtattgtatgtgtgtataatgaAGGGatgattttattacattatgtgtgtctatgtatttattgtaccttaatgtaaaataacaaaatatatttaaaatattatgattatttatttattttaataatgcatttaatattttattatttgtgtatattgaattttttttattgtattattatttatttatttaattatttgaaccTTTGAAAAATAATAACTGCTTCCAGTTCAGCTAGACTGGAACACTTTAATATAGTGGCTCTATAGAGATTGAAAGCAGGAAGGCAGGAAAGAATCAAGTGATAGTCGAAAGAATGGCAGGAAAACAGCAGCACCCGACGGGCAAAGCCAGGAAGGATTCTTTTCTGGGAAAAACAAAGCTATTTTGGATGAGGTATTGTGGCAAATATTTTGTCAGAAGCAAACATTCTTTGCTTTCTGATGACATCTCTACAAAGGAAATCTTGCTTCATTCGCCTCATTGCTTGACAAGTTTATGAAGGGTCAAAATCTTCAGTACAAACCAAAGTATTACTAGAGTTTCACTGAAAGCTTGTTTGATGGAAactggctaaataaataaatcaaaaactcACAAAACTGTGTGGCTGAATTCCATTCATTGACACACATTTAGTCATTCAGTAGATGATGTTTGGAAGCACTTACGTGTATTTTTCAAAGCCTTTCAGTGCAGTTATTCATAGGGAACACAATCTCAAAGAAACAccccttttaaaatgtaaaaaaaaaatgttcagaagtttggggcaagtacttttttatttatttaatttttatttaaagaaattaattatttttattcaacaaggatgcattaaattcaacaaaaatgaatatttcttaataataatgataataataataataatatatatataaattaaatctcAATTAAATGCTGACTTGTTGAACTTTCTGTCCTGAAAGACACTGCTCGATTTCCACAAACCTTTtacatattgataaaaaaaaattcttgagcGGCAGTTCGGCATATTAACTTATGaatgatcgtgtgacactgaagcctggagtaatgctgaaaattcagctttgccataacaggaatgaattgcatttcaaaatatataaaaaatatttcacaatgttgctATTTTActctgtttttgattaaatatggTAGTGAGGCagaagagacatctttcaaaaacattaaaatatcttactgaccccaaactcttAAATGGTACGTTTCATGGTAGGAGATTATGTAAATATTGCATTAATTTATCTTTCTGaatgtataattattaaaatgtatttatttatttttttcttgagaaTGCACAGTGCAGCaaaatttagcagacgcttttatccaaagcgacttacagtgcattcaggctatcaatttttacatatcaaataaacattaactaattaacatttaaacactttatttttatcatatattattttcttggGCAGGCTGCAGTACTGCGTCAGAAGAATCTAAAACATTTACAGCCAGCCATTTTGGGCTAAAAGTACAATGTTCTCCCAAATGATAGCT includes:
- the LOC127947087 gene encoding lactadherin isoform X1, with translation MITFSRLFVSLLLFAACLLTVSVSTASADICEVNVCLNGGTCVNETGKDPFKCICAEGFTGPTCNETDIGPCNPNPCKNDGFCEIINSRRGDVFSEYVCKCSIGFDGIHCQNNVNDCAGQPCQNGGTCRDLDGDFTCKCHSPFVGKHCHLRCISLLGMEGGGIAESQISASSVYYAILGLQRWGPELARLNNKGLVNAWTSATHDKNPWIEINLQRKMRFTGIITQGASRMGTAEFIKAFKVASSLDGRTYTMYRAEGQSNDMIFVGNMDNDGTKTNLFEPPIIAQYIRIVPVVCRKACTLRLELVGCELNVYLNTTGCSESLGIKSRLIDDGQMTASSSFRTWGIEAFTWHPHYARLDKQGKTNAWTAAINDRSEWLQVDLLRPKRITGIITQGAKDFGNVQFVSAFKVAHSDDGKYWTILKDDKTKTDKIFPGNSDNNVHKNNMFEPPFYARFVRILPWAWHERITLRMELLGCEE
- the LOC127947087 gene encoding lactadherin isoform X2, whose protein sequence is MITFSRLFVSLLLFAACLLTVSVSTASADICEVNVCLNGGTCVNETGKDPFKCICAEGFTGPTCNETDIGPCNPNPCKNDGFCEIINSRRGDVFSEYVCKCSIGFDGIHCQNNVNDCAGQPCQNGGTCRDLDGDFTCKCHSPFVGKHCHLRCISLLGMEGGGIAESQISASSVYYAILGLQRWGPELARLNNKGLVNAWTSATHDKNPWIEINLQRKMRFTGIITQGASRMGTAEFIKAFKVASSLDGRTYTMYRAEGQSNDMIFVGNMDNDGTKTNLFEPPIIAQYIRIVPVVCRKACTLRLELVGCELNGCSESLGIKSRLIDDGQMTASSSFRTWGIEAFTWHPHYARLDKQGKTNAWTAAINDRSEWLQVDLLRPKRITGIITQGAKDFGNVQFVSAFKVAHSDDGKYWTILKDDKTKTDKIFPGNSDNNVHKNNMFEPPFYARFVRILPWAWHERITLRMELLGCEE